CGAGGATTTTGTCCATATATTCGATGACGGTGACATCGGCGCCAAGGCGGTTCCAAACAGAGCCAAGCTCAAGCCCGATAACACCGCCACCCACAACGATAATTTTCGCAGGCACTTTGCCAAGCTCTAACGCGCCGGTGGAGGAAACAATGGTTTTTTCATCAATATCGATATCAAGACCTGGAATGCCAGCGACATCGGAACCGGTTGCAATGACAATATTCTTGGTGTCTAAAGTTTGTGTGTCGCCGCCCTTAGCGCTCACCTCAACCTTGCCAGCGCCTGCAATTTTGCCAGTGCCGATAAAGGTATCGATTTTGTTTTTCTTGAAGAGGTAAGCAACACCAGAAACATTCGCGTCCACCACACTGTCTTTGTGAGCCATCATTTGTTTCAGGTCTAGCTTCGGGGTGGGTATATCGATGCCAAGCGCTTTGAAGTTATGTCCAGCTTCTTCAAACATTTCTGAGGCATGAAGCATGGCTTTTGATGGAATACAGCCGACATTCAAACAGGTGCCACCAAAGGTTGGTTGCTTTTCTACAACAGCCACCTTCAAGCCCAGTTGAGCGGCTTTAATGGCGCAAACATAACCGCCTGGGCCAGTACCGATTACGATAAGATCATAGGACATGAGAAAGTTCCTTTTTTGTTAGCGACCACCACCGACATCCAATAGTGCGCCCGTTGAATATGACGCTTTATGAGACAATAGGTAAACAACAGCATTTGCAACTTCTTCTGCGGTGCCTGGGCGCTTCATGGGGATTTGATTTTTAAGTTTTTCTGCACGATCTGGTATGCCACCAGAGGCATGAATATCTGTATTGATGATGCCAGGGCGCACACCATTGACACGAATGCCGTCGGTGGCGACTTCCTTGGCCAGGCCAATAGTAAAGGTGTCTATGGCTCCTTTGCTGGCGGCATAGTCCACATATTGCCCGGGTGAACCGAGTGATGCTGCGACTGAGGAAATGTTCACAATCGCGCCGCCTTTTCCACCCCGACTGAATGCCATACGGCGCACGGCTTCGCGGGCGCATAAGATGCTGCCTGTTACATTGATGCGCATCATGCGCTCAAGTCGTACTGCGGTCATGTCTGCAACATTGGTCGTAATATCCACGATTCCTGCGTTATTGACCAGTGCTGTGACTTGGCCGAAGGCGGCATCTGTTTCGTTAAAGAGATTGAGAATATCTGCCTCACTCCCAACGTCACCTTTGATCGCCATTGCTGTGCCACCGCTAGCGGTAATAGTTTTTACAATATCGTTGGCAGCTTTTTGATTGTTCGCGTAATTCACAACAACCGAATAGCCCGCCTGACCAAGTATAAGCGCACAGGCAGCCCCGATGCCGCGACTGCCTCCTGTTATGATAGCAACTTGTGGCACATTACCTGTCACTTTAAATGCACGCCTTTGTTAAAGATCAAGCACCAAACGCTGCGGATCTTCTAGGCTTTCTTTGACGCGCACAAGGAAGGTCACGGCTTCTTTGCCGTCCACGATGCGGTGGTCATAAGATAGGGCCAGATACATCATCGGACGAATGACAATTTCACCGCCAACGACAACTGGACGTTCTTGGATTTTATGCATACCCAAAATACCAGACTGAGGCGCATTGAGGATTGGGGAGGACATGAGTGAGCCGTAGACGCCACCATTGGAGATGGTGAACGTGCCGCCTTGCATGTCATCCATGCCAAGTTTTCCATCACGACCAGCAGCACCAAGGCGACCAATTTCTTTCTCAATTTCAGCAATCGACATTTCATCTGCATCACGCACAACCGGCACCACAAGACCTTTTGGTGTGCCAACGGCGACGCCGATGTGAGCGTAGTTTTTGTAGATGAGGTCTTTGCCATCGATTTCTGCGTTGACGGCAGGAATTTCTTTTAGCGCGTGGCAAACTGCTTTTGCGAAGAAACCCATGAAGCCAAGCTTCACGCCGTGTTTTTTCTCAAACAGTTCTTTGTATTGTTTGCGCAGGTCCATCACCGGTTTCATGTCCACCTCATTATAGGTGGTGAGCATGGCAGCTGTGTTTTGTGCGTCTTTGAGGCGGCGTGCGATGGTCTGGCGCAGGCGCGTCATTTTCACACGTTCTTCGCGAACCTCATCATCGGCTGGTGATGCCGCACGTGGTGCAGTCGCTGCGGCTGGGGCAGGACTTGTGCCTTTCGCCATCGCGTCGATCACATCGCCTTTTAAAACCTGACCGCGCTTGCCAGAACCAGTAATAGAGGCAGAATCGACATTATTTTCTGCCATCATCTTGCCAGCTGAAGGGGCTGGCGGCATTTCAGTGGTCGATGCAGCAGCGGGAGCGGGGGCTGCTTTTTTGGCTGCAGGAGTTGGGGCGGCATTGGCACCGCCTTCGCTCATGCGCACTACAACATCGCCGGGCGCAATGGTTGCGCCTTCTTCGTGCAGTATCTCTGTAATAGTGCCAGCGCTTGGCGCCACGACTTCGAGTGCCGCTTTATCGGTTTCTAATTCAAAAAGCGGATCATCCGCTTTCACTACATCGCCCACTTTTACAAAAAGAGTGCCGACATCCGCCTCGGTGACTGATTCACCTGCGGTTGGTGCTACGATATCGATCATTGCGCCTCCAGAATTCATGTTGCCCGATTTTGCCTCTGCTACTGCAGGTGCTGTCGGCTGAGTTGTTGATTTTGATACGGGCGAAGTTTGTTTGCCTGTACCTTCGTTTATGATCCCTAATAGGGTGCCCACTTCGACTGTCTCACCTTCGGCAATCAAAATATCAGCAAGTATGCCAGACATGGGCGCTGGAACTTCCAAAGTTACTTTGTCAGTTTCC
This window of the Hyphomicrobiales bacterium genome carries:
- the odhB gene encoding 2-oxoglutarate dehydrogenase complex dihydrolipoyllysine-residue succinyltransferase codes for the protein MANEIRVPTLGESVTEATIGQWYKKPGDAVAKDEPIVELETDKVTLEVPAPMSGILADILIAEGETVEVGTLLGIINEGTGKQTSPVSKSTTQPTAPAVAEAKSGNMNSGGAMIDIVAPTAGESVTEADVGTLFVKVGDVVKADDPLFELETDKAALEVVAPSAGTITEILHEEGATIAPGDVVVRMSEGGANAAPTPAAKKAAPAPAAASTTEMPPAPSAGKMMAENNVDSASITGSGKRGQVLKGDVIDAMAKGTSPAPAAATAPRAASPADDEVREERVKMTRLRQTIARRLKDAQNTAAMLTTYNEVDMKPVMDLRKQYKELFEKKHGVKLGFMGFFAKAVCHALKEIPAVNAEIDGKDLIYKNYAHIGVAVGTPKGLVVPVVRDADEMSIAEIEKEIGRLGAAGRDGKLGMDDMQGGTFTISNGGVYGSLMSSPILNAPQSGILGMHKIQERPVVVGGEIVIRPMMYLALSYDHRIVDGKEAVTFLVRVKESLEDPQRLVLDL
- a CDS encoding SDR family oxidoreductase; this encodes MTGNVPQVAIITGGSRGIGAACALILGQAGYSVVVNYANNQKAANDIVKTITASGGTAMAIKGDVGSEADILNLFNETDAAFGQVTALVNNAGIVDITTNVADMTAVRLERMMRINVTGSILCAREAVRRMAFSRGGKGGAIVNISSVAASLGSPGQYVDYAASKGAIDTFTIGLAKEVATDGIRVNGVRPGIINTDIHASGGIPDRAEKLKNQIPMKRPGTAEEVANAVVYLLSHKASYSTGALLDVGGGR